In the genome of Ensifer sp. WSM1721, the window CTCGCTATGAATTACTGCCGGACTCTCGCACTCGTTGCCGCCATCACCCCGCTCGTCATCACTTCGAAGGTATTTGCCGACATGAACAACAATTCGAACGCATTGACGCATGCGCAACACGACCATCCCTATGTGGGCATGTGGGTCACGGCCGATGGCCATGTGCGGCATGAGCTGCTGCCGGGCGGTCGCTATGACGAAGCGCGCGGAAAACGCGAAAGCGCCTATCGGGGGCGCTATGATATCCGCGGAAATCACATCGACTACTGGGACGACACGGGCTTCACGGCCGACGGGGAATTCATCGACGGCGTCCTGCATCACGGTGGCATGATCCTTTATCGCCGGAAGTGACCTCCATCTGCGACCACGGGGCGATCCGGGCAGAGCGTCCCTCACCCCGCAAAACCACCCTCATCCAGAAACCGCTGCTCCTCCTCCGTCATCATCCGCCCAAGGATCCCATTCCGGTGCGGGAAGCGGCCGAAGCGGTGGATGATGTCGCGGTGGCCTTTGGCGTGGGAAAGACTCGGTTCGCCGAGGCGCCGGGCAAGCTCAACCGAGCGCTCCTGGTCGGCGAGGTCTTCCGAATGGCCGAAGGGCAGATAGAAGAAGAGCTGCAGGTCGGGCGGACCTTTGAGGTCGTAACCGGCCTCCACCGCGGCGCGTGCGATGCCGAGCGCCAGAGCATCGGTCTGATACATGCGCGGCGTGCCGCGAAAGGCGTTGCGTGGGAATTGGTCGAGGAGAAGGAGGAGCGCCAGCGTCTTCTCCGGCGAACCCGTCCAGTTCAAGAGTTCGCCGCGCGCCGCCGCCTCATGGCCAGCGAGGAAGCGCTCGCGAAAGGCGCGGTCGAATTCCGGTTCCTTGGCAAACCAGCGCGCAGGTCCCGCATCGCGCCAGAAGGAGATGACGGCTGCCGCCGCATCCTCCCCGGCAAGCGCCTCGCGCAGCCGCGTGTTGAAGGCCGGATCGGCAGGCGCCGACGCGCGGACTTGCGCCTCTGCAGGCTGCAAGCTGCGCAGCGCCAGGGTTTCGATGTACCCGATGAACTCGCTCATCTGTTCCTCCGCTTGATTAGGAGACCGCACGGCCTCGCCACGCAGAAGAACTACGCCTTTGCTGATACTGAATGAAGTGATATGATTTCAGCATTATGCTGAATGAAATCGATCTCTCCCGCGCCGACCTCAACCTGCTGGTGCTCTTCGAGACGGTGCTTGACGAGGGAAATGTCGGCCGCGCCGCCGAAAGACTGAACCTTTCCGCCTCCGCCGTCAGCCACGGCCTCGGCCGCTTGCGGCGGCTGCTCAACGATCCGCTCTTCCTGAAGACGCCGAAGGGCGTGGTGCCGACAGAGCGCGCAAAGGAACTGGCGGCGCCGATCGGCGATATCCTCGCGCGGGTGAGAAGCGTCATCTCCACCGCCGAACCTTTCGATCCGGCGCGCTCCCGCCGCCGCTTCACGATCGGCACGGCCGATGGCTTCTCGGTCTTCCTGCCGCCGCTGCTCGACGAGATCGCCCGCAACGCGCCGGGCATCGACCTCGTCGTGCGGCACATGCAGATGGAAACGGCGCTTTCGGATCTCGACGGGCGGCTGATCGACTTGGCGATCGCGCCTTTTTACGAGCTGCCGGCCCGCTTCGCCGCGCAAATGCTTTACGAGGAGGAGTTCGTGGTCGCGGCGCGGAGCGGTCATTCCTTCCTGAAAGAGCCAACGATCGAGAACTATTGCCGCATGCAGCACCTGCTCGTCGCACCGAGAGGCGATCCCTCGGGCGTCGTCGACGAGTTGCTCGAAAGCCGCGGCCTTTCCCGCCGCGTAGCCTTGGCGGTGCCGAATTTCATGCTGGCGCTCGATCTCCTTACCAAGACTGAGCTCGTCTGCGTCCTGCCGAAGCGCTTCGTCGAGATGCATGCGGAGCGCTACGCGGTCGCCACCGCAAAGCTGCCGCTGGACCTCGGCGTGTCAAGCATCAAGGCGGCCGTGCCGAAGGCGGCGCTCATGGACGCCGGTCTCGTCTGGCTGCTCGATGTGCTCGGGCGGACCGGCTAGCAATAACGCCCTTGCCGGAAAAGCCGATCAGCGCTCCGCCTCTACGACAAGCGCCCTTATGCGCCGCCCCTCTATCGTCTCTCCACCAAACTGCTGCCTCAGCGCCTCCGCCACGGCCTCCGTCGCTGCCGCCAGCCCCGAGGGATCGCGCTCCTCGATCTCGCTTCGAAGCGGGTTGCCCTGGCAGAAAGCCGTCGCCGCGTCCTGCACCGTAATAGCGCCCGCTCTTTTCTCCAGCGTCTCAATCTTGATGTCGCGAAAACCCGCGGCTTCGAGGTCGGCGCGGATCCTCTCCGGGTCGGCATAGCCGTGCGGCACGCGGGCGAGGAAACGCGGCGGGTTCTCCGGATATCGTGCCGCCAGCGCCTCGGTCACCGCGTGCGCCATCTCGTTCGCTTCGACCCGATCCCAGACATTGAAGAGGAAATGCCCGCCGGGCTTAAGCACGCGACGGGTCGCGCGGTAAGCCGTCACCCGGTCGGGGAAGAACATCACGCCGAACTGGCAGAAAACGACATCGAAGCTCTCGTCGTCGAAAGGCAGTTCCATCGCGTCCGCCTGCTGCCAGACGATCCGCTCGTCGTCGTGCTGCCTGGCATGGGCGACATCCAGCATCGGCTGGTTGAGGTCGGTCACGACGAGCTGAGCTTCGACTCCGAGCTTGGGCGCCAGCGCCCGGGTGACGACGCCGGTGCCGGCGGCGATTTCGAGCAGATCGAGCGGTTTCAGCCGCGCCACCCGCTCGGCCAGATCGGCCGCATAGGGCTCGAAGATCAGCGGCACCAGCCGCCGCTCGTAGAGCTCGGGTATGCCGCCGGCAAAAAGCTTGTCCTTTTCCGCCATGTTCCCCTCCCGTGTCGGCGAGCCGCGCCTCCCGGCGGCCCTCACGGAAGCATCATACGTCTTTGCGCGGCCTTTCCGAAGCCGCCGTCAATGCGCGTTGAAAAGTGCCACGTCTTCAGGTGTTGGGATCGTTTCTGAACGTTCAGTGCCTGCCTCATCCTGCGTCAGCTTTAACTGCCCTGCCTCTTACCGATTTCGTTCGTGTATCTGTGGCGACGCGCACACCATCGCCAAGCGTGGAGGCGCTCACCGGTATCCCGTCGCATCGGCTGGCTTGCCCGCCTCCATCACCTCGTCCATGTAGCGCCAGCAATCCGGGCGCGAGCCGTCGAGGTCGGTGAAGCCGTAGACCTGCGCCAATCCGCCGCTCGAAAGCGACTGGCCGTTGAAGCGGGTCTTGTCCGGATCGGCGGCGAGTGCCGCGACCGCACGGCCGACGAAGCGCGGGGACTCGGAGATGACGAAATGCGGCTGATGCTTTGTCGCGTCACGCCAGTTCTCCTCCGTCACGCCGAAGGCTTCGAGCATCATTTCGGAGCGAAGCCAGCCTGGGGTCAGCGAAACCGCGGTGGCGCCATGCGGCGCGAGGTCCTTCGCATGCGTCCAGGCCATGCGGTTGGCCGAGACCTTGGCGAGATCGTAGAAGGGCGAGAGCCGGTAGTGATCGGCATTGTATTTCGCCGTGCCGTCGGTCACCTCGACAAGCAGCCCGCCCGGCCGTTCGATCAAAAGCGACAGCGCGTAATGCGCGGTGATCAGATGCGTGTCGATCGCGAGCCGCAGGATCCTGAGGCCGTTTTCGAGATTGTGTTCCCAGACCGGCTTGTTCCACTCGAAGAGCTTCTCCCCGCCCCAGATGTCGTTGACGAGGATGTCGAGCCGCCCCTGCTCAAGGCGGATGCGCTCGACGAGCGCCCTCACCGCCTCGGTTTCAAGATGATCGACCTGCACCGCGATGCCCTTGCCGCCCGCCGCGGTCGCAAGCTCCGCCGTCTCCTCGATCGTCTCCGGCCGCTGATATTCCGATTGTTGCTCACGCGTCGTCCGTCCCGTGACATAGACCGTAGCCCCCGCAGCGCCGAGTTCGATCGCGATGCCGCGGCCCGCGCCGCGTGTTGCGCCTGCGACGAGCGCCACCTTGCCTTCAAGCGACATATCGTCCTCCCTGAGATTTCCTCTGGCCTTCATTGGCACAGGTATATATAAACGTTTATTCGGTTATAAATAGAGGTCCAAAATGCCTCGCCCGAAAACACTGCCCAATGAAGACGTGCTCGATGCCGCACTCACCATCATGCGCAACGAGGGCCCGGATGCGTTGACCTTCGCAGCGCTTTCCGCCGCCTGCGGGCTTTCCGCCTCGACTTTGGTGCAGCGCTTCGAGACAAAGACGCGTCTCGTACAGGCGGCCCTTCTCCAAGCATGGGACCGGCTTGATAGGCTGACGGCAGAGCTTGCAGCAAAGGCGCCGAAGACCCCCGAGGGCGCCATCGCCCTGCTCGTCGGCCTCTCCGGCGACTACGGCGCCGTCGAGAGCTACGCCGACGACCTCCTGATTTTGCGCGAGGACCTGCGCGACCCGGCTTTGCGCGCCCGCGGCGCCGCCTGGCGCGACGTGCTCTCCGCCGCTCTGGAGGAATGCTTCGAAGGCGTGCCCGCCGCCCCCGCCGGCATCGGCCTGATGATGGCCGCCCAATGGCAGGGGGCGCTTCTCTGGTGGAGCTTTGACCCGCGCATGCCGGTCACCGATTTCGTGAAGATAAGCCTCGAACGCTTCGTGGCGGCATTTACGGAACCTGCCGTCGATAGTTGAACGCTAGCAAAGGAACCGAACGCCAAAAAGCTCCCTTCCCCACGTCTGCCGCGCTATAGTTATATTGTTCCAACGGTTTAATACCGAGCCCCTCCAAGGACTGTCGCATGGCGCTGACACTTTACCTCCATCCGCTCGCATCCTTCTGCCACAAGGTGCTGATCGCGCTCTACGAGAATGCGACGCCTTTCGAGGCTCAGATCGTGGATCTTGGCGATCCGGCGGAGCATGCCCGCTATCTGGAGGTCTGGCCGGTCGGCAAGATCCCCGTCCTGCACGACAGCACCCGCGACAGGACGGTGCCGGAAACCTCGATCATCATCGAATATCTCGACCGGCATTATCCCGGCAAAGTGCCGCTGATCCCGCGCGACGATGATGAGGCGCTCGAAGCGCGGCTCTGGGACCGGTTCTTCGACCTTTACGTTCAGGTGCCGATGCAGAAGATCGTCACGAACACGCTGCGCGCCTCCGGCGAGAACGATCGCCGCGGCGTCGCCGATGCGCAGGCGTCGCTCGCCATCGCCTATGATCTCGCCGAACGGCATTTCAAGGAGCGGCTCTATGCGGTCGGCGAGAGCTTCTCGATCGCCGACTGTGCCGCCGCCCCCGCCCTCTTCTATGCCGGCATCGTCGCGCCCTTCGACGGCACGCACCCCCATCTCTCCGCCTATTTCGAGCGCCTGCTTCAGCGCCCGTCCTTCCAGCGCGTGCTCGACGAGGCGCGGCCCTATTTTCCGCTGTTTCCCTACAAGGATGCGATGCCGGCGCGCTTTCTCTGATTGTCGGCGATACGCGCCCTGGTGGCTTGCTTTCGCGCCTCTGCCCGTTACCTTGTCCTGCGACCAACCCACGCAAGGAGCGAGACAATGGAATATCGTCAGCTCGGCCGCTCCGGCCTCAATATCTCGACCGTCACCATGGGCACGATGACGATCGGCGGTGGCGGAAAATTCGTCCAGGTCGGCGATGTCGGGGTCGCGGATGCCCGCCGCTATGTCGATCTCTGCCTCGATGCGGGCGTCAACCTGATCGACACGGCCGATATCTATTCGACCGGCAGCTGCGAGGAGATCATCGGCGAGGTGCTCGGCGGCAAGCGCAAGAACGGCGTCCTAATCGCCACCAAGGCGCGCTTCTCCATGGGACCGGGTCCGAACGACGGCGGCCTTTCGCGCCACCACCTGATCAACGCCTGCGAAGCGAGTCTCAGGCGGCTGAAAACCGACGTCATCGACCTTTACCAGGTGCACGAATGGGACGGCCAGACGCCGCTTGAGGAGACGATGGAAGCGCTCGATACGCTCGTGCGCCAGGGCAAGGTGCGCTATATCGGCTGCTCCAACTATTCCGGCTGGCACATCATGAAAGCGCTCGGCATCAGCGCGCTCGAACACCGCCAGCGCTTCGTCAGCCAGCAGATCCATTACACGCTGGAGGCGCGCGAGGCCGAGTACGAGCTGATCCCGATCTCGATCGACCAGGGTCTCGGCATCCTCGTCTGGAGCCCGCTAGCCGGCGGGCTTCTCTCCGGCAAGCACCGGCGCGGCCAAGCGCCGGAAGGCACGCGTCAGCTCGCCGGCTGGAACGAGCCGCCGATCCGCGACGAGGAGCGGCTCTGGAAGATCGTCGACATGCTGGTGGCGATCGCCGCCGAGCGCAACGTTTCCGCCGCGCAAGTGGCCCTTGCCTGGCTGATCGGCCGCAAGGCGGTCACCTCCGTCATCATCGGCGGGCGGACGGACGCCCAGTTCCGCGACAATCTCGCCGCAGCCAACCTCAAGCTTACCGACGAGGAACGCGAACTTCTGGACGCCGTCAGCCTGCCGCCGGTCCTCTACCCCTACTGGCACCAGCTCTGGACCGCCAAGGACCGCCTCGGAGAAGCGGATCTATCGTTGCTCGGGCCGCATGTTTGAGCGGAGCGACAGGTCGCGCTCCGAGGCTAACTGCACGTCTCCAACGGAGCGATCAGGGACTCACCCCCCTCTCTGCCCTGCCGGGCATGGGGGAGATGCCGGCAGGACAGAGGGGGGTGAACGACGCCCGCACTGTTCAGAGCCTGTGGCAAGCCACCGGAAGCCTCACCGCCGCACCGCACCGACTTCTTCAAAGATCGCTCGCTCCAGACGCGGTGCAAGCGACTCCGCATAGGCGGTCGCGATGTGATGGCGGTCGCGGAAGGTCAATTGACCGCCGATCAGCGCCGGGCAAGTGGTCCGGTTGCAGAACAGGTCGAGGAGATCGACATATTCGGCCTTCGGCTCCTGCGAGACGACCTTCCTTTCCGCCGCGGGGATCGTCTCCTCCACCGCCTCATCGCGCGGCGTATCGCAGACATTGGGGTCTCGCTGCTGCCAGCGGGCGCGCGCCACGCATTTGTCCAGATAGGATTTGTGAAGCGGCCCGTCACGAAGCACCACGACCTCGCTGCCGGTGCTTTCCAGCCTCTCGACCGACCGCCTCATTCCCGCCTCCCAGTCCTTCACTTCCACCTGGTGATCAGAAGTGTGATTGATGTCGTTTTTGACGTAGCTCGAGGAATATTGCGAAAGGATGACGACGTCCGGACGTAATGAGGCGATCTCTCGAAATGAAATATCCCGCCACCTGTCGCACTCGTCGTACTTCCGCATCAGCACTCCGTTCCACGTCGAGACGCTTACGGCCGGGCAGGACGACTTCAGATAAGTGACGAGGCGCCAGCCGTTGTTCTCGGCAATCTTCTTGAGCGGCGTCGACCAGTGATCCGCATGGGAATCGCCGAAGAGAACGACGGTCTTTTTAGGATTGGCCGCCCCGAATTTACACGCCTTCGGCTGCACCTCCTCTCTTTCGAGAACGCATGCGGAATCGAATTCGCGCGCCGCCGATTTTCGCTCGGCGCTTTGCAGGATCACGCGCTGCTCGGCATCGATACCATAGCTCGCCACCGCGGCACTGCCATAGGCCAAGGTCGCGCCTGTTCCGGTGAGCAGGGTCGCGAAGGCGAGCGAGCGGCTCGTCTTCGCCGCCAGCCAGCCATTATGGCGAATGGGATCCTCGATGAAGCGATAGCTGAAGAGCGAAAGTCCGAACGTCACTGCGAGGCATAGCAGCCGGTCGACGATCGTCAGTTCGGGCTCGAGGATGCCGGCATAGACGATCACCGGCCAATGCCAGAGATAGAGGGAATAGGAGAGTTTGCCGATCCATTGGAGCGGCTGCAGCGCGAGTATCGACTTCGGCCCGGCACCCCCATGCGCGCCGCTCAAAAGCACGAACACCGTTCCGAGAACCGGCAGCAGCGCGACCGAACCAGGAAAGGGAATCTCCTCGGTCACCGTCAGATAAGCCGTTGCAATCGACAGCAACCCGAGCCAGCCAAGCACAGGCGAAAAGCGAAAGCGCCTCGCCCATTCCTGCACCAGTGCCGTCGACGCAAGGCCGCCGAAGGCGAATTCCCATGCTCTAAGAGGCGAGAAATAAAAGGCCCAGGGCTGGGATATGGCAGTCATACGCCAGCAAAGCGCGAAGGAAGTGACAGCGACGAGAGCGAGAAGGACGAAGACGCCACCCTTCCCCGGCCGAAACTTCGCGAGCAGCAGAAGGAGTGCGGGCCAGACAAGATAGAACTGCTCCTCGACCGAAAGCGACCAGAAGTGGATGAACGGGTTGCTGGTCGCATCGGGGGCGAAGTAGTCGACGGTCCAACGGATCAGCCACAGATTGATCATATAGGCGGAAGCGAACAGCGATCCCTTGGAATAGAACTGTTGTTCGGATGGCGCGAGGACGAAATAGCCGAAGATGAGCGTCACCAGGATGACGAAGAACGCGGCCGGAAGCAGACGTCGAGCGCGCCGCGCATAAAAGCGCCAAAGATCGACGGTGCCGCTCTTCGCGATTTCCTGCTGCAGGTGCCGCGTTATCAGAAATCCAGAAATGACGAAGAAGATATCGACGCCGACAAACCCACCCGGCAGGTCCGTCATCCCGAAGTGAAAGGCGATGACACCGCACACGGCCAAAGCGCGCAGGCCTTCGATGTCCGGACGAAAGCTTGCCGAGGCTGCCTGTAGACTCATACCACCGATGCCCTGTCCCTTGGTCGCCCCCTGCTGATGCCTCAGTAGGCGGGAGGCAAAGTTCCATGATGCATCGCAACAGCCTCGCTGCGACGCGGCACAACGGGGCGTGATCCTGTTCGACAATGTGGCGTCAATAAGGGCCGGCCACTCCCGCTCGTCATCGACGCGCAGAGGTCAGCAAAGAAATCCGTGCAAAAGCAACGCCTTAGGCCGCAGCGAAGCGCGGCAAAAGGTTTTTGGCCGTCTATGGTGAAGACTGCCCGATCAGGCGGCCTGTGCCGCCTTGCCGCGAATCAGGTCCGCAAGCCGGCGAATACCGTCGTCGATCATCTTGTCGTTGGCGCAGGAGAAGCTCAAGCGCAGCGTGTTTTCTCCGGAGCCGTCGGCGAAGAAGGCGCGGCCGGGAACAAAAGCGACCTTTGCCGTCTGGATCGACCTCGCCAGAAGCTCGGCACCGTCGGTACCCTTGGGTAGCGTCACCCAGATGAACATGCCGCCTTCCGGCTTCGTCCAGGTAACGCCGGCGGGCATGTATTTCTCGAGCGCGACGAGCATGGCGTCGCGGCGGTGCTTGTAGGCCTTGTGGATCTTTGCAACCTGCCCCTCGAAACCGCGTTCGGCAACGGTTGAGATCGCCATCTGGTTGATCGTCGAGGAGTGGAGGTCGGCCGCCTGTTTCATCAGCACGAGTTTGCGGATCACCGGCTCGGCGGCGCAGATCCAGCCGACGCGAAGCCCCGGCGCGAGCGTCTTGGAAAAACTGCCGCAATAGATCGTGCGGGCGCTGTTGATGTCGCCCTTGCGTGCGATTTCGAGTGCCAAGATTGGCGGAATCGCTTCGCCGTCGTAGCGCAGCGACTGGTAGGCCGCATCCTCGATGACGGCGATGCCGAGTTCCTCGGCAAGGTCTAGCACGCGCTCGCGGCCGGCCCGGTCCACCGTCTCCCCCGTCGGGTTCGCGAAATCGGCCGAGAGATAGGCGAACTTGACGCTTCCGCCTGCCGCTGCGGCGGCCTGGGCGTAGGCGGCCGGCGTGCGATTGCCGGCGGGGTTCAGTTGATCGTAGGTCGGCTCGTAGGCATTGAAGGCCTGTAGTGCGCCGAGATAGGTCGGCCAGGTGACGAGCGCCGTATCCTTCGGCGAAAGAAACAGCTTGCCGAGATAATCGAGCCCCTGCTGCGAACCGGAGGTGATGAAGATATTGTCGACGGTTGCCGGAATGCCGAGCGCCGCCATCTCGTTGGCAAGCCACTGACGCAGCGGGCGATAGCCCTCGCTTACCGAATATTGCAGGGCGGCGCTGACGGCCGGACCACCGAAAATCTCGGCGTAGGCCTCCCTGAACGCCTCGTCGGGGAAAAGCTCCGGATCGGGAATGCCACCGGCAAAGGAGATGATGTCCGGACGGTCGAGCAGCTTCAAGAGCTCACGGATCTCCGAAGCCTTCATCCTCGTCGCGCGCGTGGCAAAAATGCTTTCCCAATTCAGCATGGGGTCCTCCCGTTTTGCGGAGGTCGGAGATGATCACAGCGCGCAATTTAAGTCAACATTCCTGACCTATCTTGGGAGAGCTTTTGCAACCGGTGTAGTGGACGAAACGGCGCAACACGCACGGCCCACCGATGTCGCTCGTCCGTTTCACCGCCACTTTTCAGGGCTGGTCGATCCGCCCATCATCCACGCTCAGCGCGTGCGCTTCCCACTCGTTCCGAGGAATCTCCTTACCGACGGAGAATTCGAACGCGGCGACAGTCGTTGCATCAGGAGCTACCTCGCACCGGAAGCTGATGTTGTACCAGTTTCGACTGCTTCGAAAGGCGCCGCCATCGACGCGAAGAACGTGCCCCGAAAGAACCGGGTCGGCCATCGCATAGGCCACCAGAAAGTCGGGCTGAAATGCGACGTTCCAGCGATGCACCTGCTCCATCGCCTCGATGTTGCAAAGCTGGATAATGCGTTCGCCGGCGGCGAGTTGCCGCAATGCTTCACGGGCGCCTTTGCTGCGAGGATCAGCCAATGTCTTCGCCGAAAATAACTCCGTCGCCCGGATCGGGGCCCCGGTTTCGGCGGGTGCCGGCCGTAGCGGCTCTGGCTCCCGCTCGGCTCCTTCCGTGTCCGGCTGCGTCGTCTGAGGGTTTACAGATCCGTCGCGCTCCTTGGATGCAGCGGACGGGTTCATGGCCTTCGCCCGCTCGGGAAAGAGAAGCTCGACCGGTATGGCATCCTCTCGCGGCGTCGCCAGCGGGCGCAAAAGCGGAAGGCGCAACAGCGAAATACCCACGATCACATGCAGGGCGAGCGCTGCAAGCAGGCCCCACCGGATTGTCTTGCCATATTGCGGATGCGTCGCTTTCGACATTGGTCAGGAGTCGCTCGGATGCCCGCCCCATGCATGTCGCCCAATGAAATTCGGTTACATCCGGCGTGCTTCGAGGTGTACCTGCATGAGTTGCATAGGCGCGCATCCGCAACAAGCCCGAAGTTCATGACAAGCCGCTGTCCCCGGAACAGGCGGGGTCAAGACAAGCCAAGAGATCACATTCCCGGTGGAAACAACAAAGGTGCGGCCGGATCAGATCCGGTCAGAAGAATTAGGCCGAACAGCCTCGCCCGTCAGGCTTCACCCTCGAAATAGCTGCATGCCAGCAGGAAACAGATCGCAGCGAGAATCAGAAAATCGAAGAGAGCGAAGTGCTGCAGAATAGTCGTCATAGCGCCTCCTCCTCACAACAGCATATCAGAGCATGAAATCACCTTTGCATAAAGAAAATTCAGAGAATACGCGCGAAAAACAAAACCTTACGTGCTGTACTTACCGCAATGCAGGAGAAAATACTGCAGTGCACAAAGAAAAGACCATGGACATGGATATCCCGGGCTTTGTCGGATGCAAATTGTCGGGAGACAGCACTGGTCAACCGGTCTTGCCGTGCAGCGTCGTGGCGCGGTTCTTAGCCCGGCTGAACGGATTTCACGCTGCCGCTGCTATCGACGA includes:
- a CDS encoding Atu4866 domain-containing protein yields the protein MITPAACAAILGIKARPQRAPSYRALAMNYCRTLALVAAITPLVITSKVFADMNNNSNALTHAQHDHPYVGMWVTADGHVRHELLPGGRYDEARGKRESAYRGRYDIRGNHIDYWDDTGFTADGEFIDGVLHHGGMILYRRK
- a CDS encoding DUF924 family protein, yielding MSEFIGYIETLALRSLQPAEAQVRASAPADPAFNTRLREALAGEDAAAAVISFWRDAGPARWFAKEPEFDRAFRERFLAGHEAAARGELLNWTGSPEKTLALLLLLDQFPRNAFRGTPRMYQTDALALGIARAAVEAGYDLKGPPDLQLFFYLPFGHSEDLADQERSVELARRLGEPSLSHAKGHRDIIHRFGRFPHRNGILGRMMTEEEQRFLDEGGFAG
- a CDS encoding LysR family transcriptional regulator, which translates into the protein MLNEIDLSRADLNLLVLFETVLDEGNVGRAAERLNLSASAVSHGLGRLRRLLNDPLFLKTPKGVVPTERAKELAAPIGDILARVRSVISTAEPFDPARSRRRFTIGTADGFSVFLPPLLDEIARNAPGIDLVVRHMQMETALSDLDGRLIDLAIAPFYELPARFAAQMLYEEEFVVAARSGHSFLKEPTIENYCRMQHLLVAPRGDPSGVVDELLESRGLSRRVALAVPNFMLALDLLTKTELVCVLPKRFVEMHAERYAVATAKLPLDLGVSSIKAAVPKAALMDAGLVWLLDVLGRTG
- a CDS encoding class I SAM-dependent methyltransferase: MAEKDKLFAGGIPELYERRLVPLIFEPYAADLAERVARLKPLDLLEIAAGTGVVTRALAPKLGVEAQLVVTDLNQPMLDVAHARQHDDERIVWQQADAMELPFDDESFDVVFCQFGVMFFPDRVTAYRATRRVLKPGGHFLFNVWDRVEANEMAHAVTEALAARYPENPPRFLARVPHGYADPERIRADLEAAGFRDIKIETLEKRAGAITVQDAATAFCQGNPLRSEIEERDPSGLAAATEAVAEALRQQFGGETIEGRRIRALVVEAER
- a CDS encoding SDR family oxidoreductase → MSLEGKVALVAGATRGAGRGIAIELGAAGATVYVTGRTTREQQSEYQRPETIEETAELATAAGGKGIAVQVDHLETEAVRALVERIRLEQGRLDILVNDIWGGEKLFEWNKPVWEHNLENGLRILRLAIDTHLITAHYALSLLIERPGGLLVEVTDGTAKYNADHYRLSPFYDLAKVSANRMAWTHAKDLAPHGATAVSLTPGWLRSEMMLEAFGVTEENWRDATKHQPHFVISESPRFVGRAVAALAADPDKTRFNGQSLSSGGLAQVYGFTDLDGSRPDCWRYMDEVMEAGKPADATGYR
- a CDS encoding TetR/AcrR family transcriptional regulator, which encodes MPRPKTLPNEDVLDAALTIMRNEGPDALTFAALSAACGLSASTLVQRFETKTRLVQAALLQAWDRLDRLTAELAAKAPKTPEGAIALLVGLSGDYGAVESYADDLLILREDLRDPALRARGAAWRDVLSAALEECFEGVPAAPAGIGLMMAAQWQGALLWWSFDPRMPVTDFVKISLERFVAAFTEPAVDS
- a CDS encoding glutathione S-transferase family protein; the protein is MALTLYLHPLASFCHKVLIALYENATPFEAQIVDLGDPAEHARYLEVWPVGKIPVLHDSTRDRTVPETSIIIEYLDRHYPGKVPLIPRDDDEALEARLWDRFFDLYVQVPMQKIVTNTLRASGENDRRGVADAQASLAIAYDLAERHFKERLYAVGESFSIADCAAAPALFYAGIVAPFDGTHPHLSAYFERLLQRPSFQRVLDEARPYFPLFPYKDAMPARFL
- a CDS encoding aldo/keto reductase — encoded protein: MEYRQLGRSGLNISTVTMGTMTIGGGGKFVQVGDVGVADARRYVDLCLDAGVNLIDTADIYSTGSCEEIIGEVLGGKRKNGVLIATKARFSMGPGPNDGGLSRHHLINACEASLRRLKTDVIDLYQVHEWDGQTPLEETMEALDTLVRQGKVRYIGCSNYSGWHIMKALGISALEHRQRFVSQQIHYTLEAREAEYELIPISIDQGLGILVWSPLAGGLLSGKHRRGQAPEGTRQLAGWNEPPIRDEERLWKIVDMLVAIAAERNVSAAQVALAWLIGRKAVTSVIIGGRTDAQFRDNLAAANLKLTDEERELLDAVSLPPVLYPYWHQLWTAKDRLGEADLSLLGPHV
- a CDS encoding acyltransferase family protein — its product is MSLQAASASFRPDIEGLRALAVCGVIAFHFGMTDLPGGFVGVDIFFVISGFLITRHLQQEIAKSGTVDLWRFYARRARRLLPAAFFVILVTLIFGYFVLAPSEQQFYSKGSLFASAYMINLWLIRWTVDYFAPDATSNPFIHFWSLSVEEQFYLVWPALLLLLAKFRPGKGGVFVLLALVAVTSFALCWRMTAISQPWAFYFSPLRAWEFAFGGLASTALVQEWARRFRFSPVLGWLGLLSIATAYLTVTEEIPFPGSVALLPVLGTVFVLLSGAHGGAGPKSILALQPLQWIGKLSYSLYLWHWPVIVYAGILEPELTIVDRLLCLAVTFGLSLFSYRFIEDPIRHNGWLAAKTSRSLAFATLLTGTGATLAYGSAAVASYGIDAEQRVILQSAERKSAAREFDSACVLEREEVQPKACKFGAANPKKTVVLFGDSHADHWSTPLKKIAENNGWRLVTYLKSSCPAVSVSTWNGVLMRKYDECDRWRDISFREIASLRPDVVILSQYSSSYVKNDINHTSDHQVEVKDWEAGMRRSVERLESTGSEVVVLRDGPLHKSYLDKCVARARWQQRDPNVCDTPRDEAVEETIPAAERKVVSQEPKAEYVDLLDLFCNRTTCPALIGGQLTFRDRHHIATAYAESLAPRLERAIFEEVGAVRR
- a CDS encoding PLP-dependent aminotransferase family protein; the encoded protein is MLNWESIFATRATRMKASEIRELLKLLDRPDIISFAGGIPDPELFPDEAFREAYAEIFGGPAVSAALQYSVSEGYRPLRQWLANEMAALGIPATVDNIFITSGSQQGLDYLGKLFLSPKDTALVTWPTYLGALQAFNAYEPTYDQLNPAGNRTPAAYAQAAAAAGGSVKFAYLSADFANPTGETVDRAGRERVLDLAEELGIAVIEDAAYQSLRYDGEAIPPILALEIARKGDINSARTIYCGSFSKTLAPGLRVGWICAAEPVIRKLVLMKQAADLHSSTINQMAISTVAERGFEGQVAKIHKAYKHRRDAMLVALEKYMPAGVTWTKPEGGMFIWVTLPKGTDGAELLARSIQTAKVAFVPGRAFFADGSGENTLRLSFSCANDKMIDDGIRRLADLIRGKAAQAA
- a CDS encoding DUF930 domain-containing protein, with amino-acid sequence MSKATHPQYGKTIRWGLLAALALHVIVGISLLRLPLLRPLATPREDAIPVELLFPERAKAMNPSAASKERDGSVNPQTTQPDTEGAEREPEPLRPAPAETGAPIRATELFSAKTLADPRSKGAREALRQLAAGERIIQLCNIEAMEQVHRWNVAFQPDFLVAYAMADPVLSGHVLRVDGGAFRSSRNWYNISFRCEVAPDATTVAAFEFSVGKEIPRNEWEAHALSVDDGRIDQP